In Bacillus sp. KH172YL63, one genomic interval encodes:
- the ald gene encoding alanine dehydrogenase: MRIGVPTEIKNNENRVAMTPAGVVNLVQFGHEVYIEAGAGMGSGFTDEDYKAAGGHIVDSAAEAWSMDMVMKVKEPLPSEYSYFREGLILFTYLHLAPEPELTKALIDNKVIGIAYETVELNRALPLLTPMSEVAGRMATQIGAQFLEKIHGGKGVLLSGVPGVRRSKVTIIGGGVAGTNAAKMAVGLGANVTILDLNPDRLRQLDDIFGSDVTTLMSNPLNIEQAVKEADLVIGAVLIPGAKAPKLVTEDMIKAMTPGSVVVDIAIDQGGIFETTDRITTHDDPTYVKHGVVHYAVANMPGAVPRTSTIALTNVTVPYAVQIANKGYKKACLDNEALLKGINTLNGYVTYQAVAEAHAVDYSDTRTQLEQQ, translated from the coding sequence ATGCGTATTGGTGTACCAACGGAAATTAAAAACAACGAAAATCGTGTGGCTATGACCCCGGCTGGTGTTGTGAATCTTGTTCAATTCGGACATGAGGTTTACATTGAGGCAGGAGCAGGAATGGGTTCAGGTTTCACAGACGAAGATTACAAAGCAGCAGGCGGACACATCGTCGATTCTGCAGCGGAAGCATGGTCCATGGACATGGTCATGAAGGTAAAAGAGCCACTTCCAAGTGAGTACTCTTATTTCCGCGAGGGGCTTATCTTATTTACATATTTACATCTTGCTCCAGAGCCTGAATTAACGAAAGCGTTGATCGACAACAAAGTGATCGGAATCGCGTACGAAACGGTTGAACTGAATCGTGCCCTTCCATTGCTGACGCCGATGAGTGAAGTAGCCGGACGTATGGCGACTCAAATCGGTGCCCAGTTCCTAGAGAAGATCCACGGTGGTAAAGGTGTCCTGCTTTCAGGTGTCCCTGGTGTTCGCCGCAGTAAAGTAACGATCATCGGTGGAGGAGTTGCCGGTACGAATGCCGCGAAAATGGCTGTCGGACTTGGTGCCAACGTAACGATCCTTGACCTTAACCCGGATCGCCTTCGTCAGCTTGATGATATCTTCGGCAGCGACGTAACAACGCTTATGTCCAACCCGCTAAATATCGAACAAGCTGTCAAAGAAGCAGACCTAGTCATCGGAGCTGTACTGATTCCAGGAGCGAAAGCACCTAAATTAGTAACAGAAGACATGATCAAAGCGATGACACCTGGTTCAGTTGTTGTCGATATCGCCATCGACCAAGGTGGAATCTTCGAAACAACAGACCGCATCACAACACATGACGACCCAACATACGTCAAGCACGGCGTCGTACACTACGCCGTTGCCAACATGCCTGGTGCCGTACCACGTACGTCCACCATTGCACTCACAAACGTGACAGTACCTTATGCAGTGCAAATCGCAAACAAAGGCTACAAAAAAGCATGCCTGGACAACGAAGCACTATTAAAAGGTATCAACACACTGAACGGATACGTAACATACCAAGCAGTAGCCGAAGCTCACGCTGTAGACTACTCAGACACAAGAACTCAATTAGAG
- a CDS encoding purine-cytosine permease family protein produces MKQPAIERLGLEKVPSQLKTTTWIEYFIIQLAFSVNAGNFLIPALAVLEGGLSFQAAFTATVLGASIAFLFVSFLSLPGSRYGLPAQYVLRTIIGTRLSMLIASPIRSLTSLYWFSVQTIGGTFVIISMVEKVTPYTIPFIPVAIGLAIIMTLLALIGFEAVKKATKLFIPILVIGQGIILYLFLTEGAGALATLNQGQEPFSIGTFLFYSSLVFVQYISGVSASSDITRYSKSDRHGFWGLYAGNVVGFMMTALLGGLSASLFKDLNPFVAAGQLTDSSLLLLVITACAMVSMISINLSNAYTGGYSLLNALPSLSRIQSALLFSAAGIVLSSFPQLVYNAQAYVSYLGILIIPISAIVVADYLVVRRGRISEGALVGLACGESNFNREALVVLVIGMVVYLGIPDSVSPGFSCFIVTCVVYVFSKTRGGME; encoded by the coding sequence ATGAAACAGCCAGCCATCGAACGACTCGGATTAGAGAAAGTCCCGTCACAATTAAAGACCACCACCTGGATCGAATACTTCATCATCCAGCTCGCCTTCTCCGTCAACGCAGGCAACTTCCTCATCCCGGCACTCGCCGTCCTAGAAGGAGGACTATCCTTCCAGGCAGCCTTCACAGCCACCGTACTCGGAGCAAGCATCGCCTTCCTCTTCGTCTCATTCCTCTCACTCCCGGGCTCCCGCTACGGCCTGCCCGCCCAATACGTCCTCAGGACCATCATCGGAACCCGGCTCTCGATGCTCATCGCATCCCCCATCCGGTCGCTGACGTCCCTCTACTGGTTCAGTGTGCAGACCATCGGAGGAACCTTCGTCATCATCTCCATGGTGGAAAAAGTAACACCGTACACCATACCATTCATACCGGTCGCCATCGGACTCGCCATCATCATGACCCTCCTGGCCCTCATCGGCTTCGAAGCCGTCAAAAAAGCGACCAAACTATTCATCCCGATCCTCGTGATCGGCCAGGGAATCATTCTGTACCTGTTCCTGACTGAAGGAGCCGGTGCGCTTGCGACGCTAAACCAAGGGCAGGAACCCTTCTCGATTGGAACGTTCCTATTCTACTCAAGCCTTGTATTCGTCCAATACATCTCCGGCGTGAGCGCTTCATCTGACATCACACGGTACAGTAAGAGTGACCGCCATGGATTCTGGGGGTTATATGCAGGGAACGTTGTCGGATTCATGATGACCGCGCTCCTTGGAGGATTGAGTGCAAGTTTGTTCAAGGATCTGAACCCATTCGTGGCAGCGGGGCAATTGACCGACTCCAGCCTGCTTCTGTTGGTGATCACGGCTTGTGCAATGGTGTCGATGATTTCTATTAATTTGAGTAATGCTTATACAGGGGGATATAGTTTGCTGAATGCATTGCCTTCCCTATCGCGGATTCAGAGTGCCCTGTTGTTTAGTGCTGCCGGGATTGTTTTAAGTTCGTTTCCGCAGCTGGTTTATAATGCGCAGGCGTATGTTTCTTATTTGGGGATCTTGATTATACCGATATCGGCGATTGTGGTGGCGGATTATTTGGTTGTTAGGAGGGGGAGGATTTCTGAGGGTGCGCTTGTGGGGCTGGCTTGTGGGGAGTCGAATTTTAATCGAGAGGCTTTGGTTGTTTTGGTGATTGGGATGGTGGTTTATTTGGGAATTCCTGATTCGGTTTCGCCGGGGTTTAGTTGTTTTATTGTTACTTGTGTTGTTTATGTGTTTAGTAAAACACGAGGGGGAATGGAATGA
- a CDS encoding ATP-dependent nuclease, which translates to MEEKVTITSIKFKNYKALREYSIKTNNMNILVGPNNCGKSTILSAFRILGIGIKQALHKKAYLVEGPNGNQLGHALTVESIPVSIDNVHTDYEEVDSIITFRLSNGNKLILFFPSKGGCNFIPDAGVKVGSPTIFKKHFPIRLEIIPVLGPLEQHEKILTEETIKHGLATHRASRHFRNYWLKNPDGFEEFSNLVADTWPGMEIELPRRSDMLSQEITMFCRENRITREIFWAGFGFQIWCQLLSHIYRCKESTLLIVDEPEVYLHPDVQRQLLSILRDAGPDILIATHSTEIMGEADPAEILLINKQKKSAERLKDIEGVQNALNEVGSIQNITLTQLARNGRIIFVEGNHDFKLIRRFARRLGLIELASGNDITPLESEGFSSWKKIKEFSWGFKTTLNSHINVGAIFDRDYYCQEELSEIKSELDTALVFTHIHKRKEIENYLLNPIVLDRALKKAIKDREIRTGIVIEEQESIYHILDRMSSKLSSSTQAQYIAKRNQYLTKKTNKDPATITTETINNFNNKWSDLNSRMEIVPGKELLKLIREEVQKIYRVSLTDFRIIDEFKREELPKDLVDLLKSIENFRVI; encoded by the coding sequence ATGGAGGAAAAAGTAACTATTACATCAATAAAATTCAAAAATTATAAAGCATTAAGAGAATATTCAATAAAAACGAATAACATGAACATCCTCGTGGGGCCAAATAATTGTGGGAAATCTACTATATTGAGTGCCTTTAGGATTTTAGGAATAGGAATTAAACAAGCTCTACATAAAAAAGCCTATTTAGTAGAAGGGCCAAACGGCAATCAGCTAGGACATGCACTAACTGTTGAATCAATTCCTGTATCTATAGATAATGTACACACCGATTATGAAGAAGTAGATTCAATTATTACATTTAGATTGTCAAATGGAAATAAGTTAATCTTATTTTTTCCTAGTAAAGGTGGGTGTAACTTCATTCCCGATGCTGGTGTAAAAGTTGGTTCACCAACAATATTTAAAAAACATTTTCCAATCAGATTAGAAATAATCCCTGTATTAGGGCCATTAGAACAACATGAAAAGATATTAACTGAGGAAACTATTAAACATGGTCTTGCCACTCATAGGGCTTCACGCCATTTCAGAAATTACTGGTTGAAAAATCCAGATGGTTTTGAAGAATTTTCAAATTTAGTAGCAGATACGTGGCCGGGGATGGAGATTGAGTTACCAAGAAGAAGTGATATGTTGTCCCAAGAGATTACAATGTTCTGTAGGGAGAATAGAATAACAAGAGAAATATTTTGGGCAGGTTTTGGATTCCAGATATGGTGTCAATTATTATCACATATCTATAGATGTAAAGAATCCACATTACTAATAGTAGATGAACCTGAAGTTTATTTGCATCCCGATGTTCAAAGACAACTTTTAAGTATACTTCGAGATGCTGGTCCCGACATCCTAATTGCGACCCACTCGACAGAAATTATGGGTGAAGCTGACCCGGCTGAAATATTATTAATTAATAAACAAAAAAAATCCGCCGAAAGATTAAAAGATATAGAGGGAGTACAGAATGCATTAAATGAGGTTGGTTCGATCCAAAATATTACTTTAACCCAACTTGCTAGAAACGGAAGAATTATTTTTGTTGAAGGAAACCATGATTTTAAATTAATTAGAAGATTTGCAAGAAGGTTAGGTTTAATTGAATTGGCCTCTGGAAATGATATCACTCCCCTTGAATCTGAAGGATTCTCATCGTGGAAGAAAATAAAAGAATTTTCTTGGGGATTTAAAACTACATTAAATAGTCATATTAACGTTGGTGCAATATTTGATAGAGATTATTATTGTCAAGAGGAACTATCAGAAATAAAATCCGAACTTGATACTGCATTAGTATTTACACATATTCATAAGAGAAAAGAAATTGAAAACTATTTACTTAATCCAATAGTATTGGATAGGGCATTGAAAAAGGCAATTAAAGATAGGGAAATTAGAACAGGAATTGTTATTGAAGAGCAAGAGTCAATTTATCATATATTGGACCGTATGTCATCTAAACTTTCTAGCTCCACCCAGGCACAATATATTGCAAAAAGAAATCAATATCTAACTAAAAAAACAAATAAAGACCCTGCAACAATTACCACTGAAACAATTAATAATTTCAATAATAAGTGGTCAGATCTTAATTCAAGAATGGAAATTGTACCAGGAAAAGAGTTACTCAAATTAATAAGGGAAGAGGTACAAAAGATTTATAGAGTAAGCCTTACTGATTTTAGAATAATTGATGAATTCAAAAGAGAGGAACTACCAAAAGATCTTGTTGATCTCCTAAAATCAATAGAAAATTTTAGAGTGATTTAA
- a CDS encoding malate synthase, whose translation MNLINKKVTHERFGMGSIVKHNDTVVEIHFASENKKFVYPDVFGQHLKLHDKNAANSLEKILHEQEMERKEEEMQKEEEKARQRKNQELRVGHEKLMKNHKLHPESQMVYKCDPEEQSSSFSDWTVSSGEIKSGKNKGKPNKPSRLHQNSAVLLTALDPGSPEKDRRILGVYMVKDHFIGKLCEDGNIPAHSHYRLQLTDEESKQMPFWKYYVNEKSPQQTTWNTGKYRYFDNSWMAQILRDIVSLKSDTEEQELAQQFLDHFSKMNQIVEQELKEPNGALLRA comes from the coding sequence TTGAATTTAATCAATAAGAAAGTTACACATGAGCGGTTTGGTATGGGAAGTATCGTTAAACATAATGATACGGTAGTTGAAATACATTTCGCCTCGGAAAATAAAAAATTTGTTTACCCGGATGTATTTGGACAGCACTTGAAACTACATGATAAAAATGCTGCCAATTCACTTGAAAAAATTTTACACGAGCAGGAAATGGAACGCAAAGAGGAAGAAATGCAGAAGGAAGAGGAAAAGGCACGCCAAAGAAAAAACCAGGAGCTTCGAGTGGGTCATGAAAAACTTATGAAAAATCATAAACTACATCCCGAATCGCAGATGGTTTACAAGTGCGATCCAGAAGAACAGAGCAGCTCCTTTTCAGATTGGACGGTTTCCTCTGGTGAAATAAAAAGTGGTAAAAATAAGGGTAAACCAAACAAGCCCAGTCGCTTACACCAAAACAGTGCGGTCCTGCTGACAGCACTCGATCCCGGCAGTCCTGAAAAAGACAGACGTATTTTAGGTGTCTATATGGTGAAGGATCATTTCATCGGTAAACTTTGTGAAGATGGAAATATTCCGGCCCATTCCCATTACAGACTCCAACTGACAGACGAGGAATCGAAACAGATGCCTTTCTGGAAGTACTATGTCAATGAGAAATCCCCTCAGCAAACCACTTGGAATACAGGTAAGTATCGTTATTTTGATAATTCCTGGATGGCTCAGATTCTGCGCGACATCGTTTCATTGAAAAGTGACACGGAAGAACAAGAGTTGGCACAACAATTTCTGGACCACTTCTCTAAGATGAATCAAATAGTAGAGCAGGAGTTAAAAGAGCCAAATGGAGCGTTATTGCGTGCATAG
- a CDS encoding alpha/beta fold hydrolase encodes MILHTETFGEGEPIVFLHTGLQSGLTDFEYQRDHFKKDFKVLVPDLRGHGKSSENDFSNYFEDCASDLAETLNDFDLKKVHIVGCSLGALVGLKFAKMFPEKTLTLTLSGVISEKPGNWDEMNNLQAEQLRAFLKDEQAVQYFDHLHSSDWRQFISMGEDADWYPFHETTDIRDLSAPTLLMVGEGNEYETAGAQIYPKMNKRVHVSVIPFASHLVHAEQPEIYTKILEQFILKNLETTKI; translated from the coding sequence TTGATTTTACATACAGAAACATTTGGCGAAGGAGAACCCATTGTATTTCTTCATACCGGTTTACAAAGTGGTTTAACGGATTTTGAATACCAGAGAGATCATTTCAAGAAGGATTTTAAAGTACTTGTTCCAGATCTAAGAGGTCACGGGAAATCCAGTGAGAACGATTTTTCTAATTACTTTGAGGATTGTGCTTCTGATTTAGCCGAGACCTTAAATGATTTTGACCTTAAAAAGGTACACATTGTTGGTTGTTCATTAGGGGCTTTGGTTGGTTTGAAATTTGCTAAGATGTTCCCGGAGAAGACTTTAACGCTCACGTTATCTGGTGTTATTTCCGAAAAGCCTGGTAATTGGGATGAAATGAATAACTTACAGGCAGAACAACTCAGAGCGTTCCTGAAAGATGAACAAGCAGTACAATATTTTGATCATTTGCATTCATCTGATTGGAGGCAGTTTATCTCTATGGGTGAGGACGCAGATTGGTATCCATTTCATGAAACGACGGATATAAGGGATCTATCCGCCCCTACACTTTTAATGGTCGGAGAAGGAAATGAATATGAAACAGCCGGCGCTCAAATTTATCCTAAAATGAATAAACGGGTACACGTCTCGGTTATTCCGTTCGCTTCTCACCTGGTACATGCTGAACAGCCAGAGATTTATACAAAAATACTAGAACAGTTTATATTGAAAAATCTTGAAACGACGAAAATATAA
- a CDS encoding class I SAM-dependent methyltransferase, translating to MPVYNSIGKTYNTTRKADHRITNILVRELKIKPSATILDIGAGTGNYSYELAEMGYHVIALEPSKVMRAQAKHHRNILWKEGIAEQIPLEDNSVDGVICTLASHHFRDLALCFREMKRVLKENGKITLFTLDPRLCDANCWLLDYFGSILEDAYNIHPPLKNLSQLLEEQVGRTPKIIPYPLPHNLMDQFFFAGWRKPEIYLNSEFQKGTSPLAKENNKEVIECLERLSFDLENGNWNEKYNHILDLDKYNCGHFFLVV from the coding sequence ATGCCAGTTTATAATAGTATCGGGAAGACATATAACACTACTAGAAAGGCTGATCATCGAATTACAAATATATTGGTTAGAGAGCTTAAAATAAAACCTTCTGCAACTATATTAGATATAGGTGCAGGAACAGGAAACTATAGCTACGAATTAGCTGAAATGGGGTACCACGTCATTGCTTTGGAGCCTTCTAAAGTAATGAGAGCTCAAGCTAAACACCATAGGAATATTCTATGGAAAGAAGGTATTGCAGAGCAAATACCATTAGAAGACAACTCGGTGGATGGGGTTATTTGCACCCTAGCCTCACATCATTTTCGTGACTTGGCACTTTGTTTTAGAGAGATGAAAAGAGTATTAAAAGAAAATGGGAAAATCACACTTTTCACTCTTGATCCCAGGTTATGTGACGCGAATTGTTGGCTATTGGATTATTTCGGATCAATATTAGAAGATGCGTATAATATTCATCCACCTCTAAAAAATCTTTCACAATTACTTGAGGAACAGGTAGGACGAACTCCAAAAATCATTCCATATCCATTACCCCATAATTTGATGGATCAATTTTTTTTCGCTGGATGGAGAAAACCTGAAATCTATCTAAATAGTGAATTTCAAAAAGGTACTTCTCCACTCGCTAAAGAGAATAACAAGGAAGTGATTGAATGCCTTGAAAGATTAAGTTTTGATTTAGAGAATGGAAATTGGAATGAAAAATATAATCATATTTTAGATTTAGATAAATATAATTGTGGTCACTTTTTCTTAGTTGTCTAA
- a CDS encoding DUF4304 domain-containing protein, which yields MKDKRLEKKNAELVKKKLSELLSVYGFIKTKPTFFTRLFEDRIEFIHLHKFSYGPAFRVHTGIRFLKDNQEFIELNGIEASGHKNEYPINYDFSYHKDDASINRCANQILLFVENESLPWLENWREGDEFYNRQDSPFRLSKDGLNKEDSETLSKKLLGIKD from the coding sequence TTGAAAGATAAAAGGTTAGAAAAGAAGAACGCTGAGTTAGTGAAAAAGAAATTAAGTGAATTATTATCGGTATATGGATTTATTAAAACTAAGCCTACTTTTTTTACCAGACTGTTTGAAGATAGAATTGAATTTATACATTTACATAAATTCTCATATGGTCCTGCATTTAGAGTTCATACTGGGATACGCTTTCTAAAAGATAATCAAGAATTTATAGAATTAAATGGAATCGAAGCAAGTGGTCATAAAAATGAATATCCGATAAATTATGACTTCAGTTACCACAAGGATGATGCTTCGATTAATAGATGTGCAAATCAAATCTTGTTATTTGTAGAGAATGAGTCTCTTCCTTGGTTAGAAAACTGGCGTGAAGGTGATGAGTTTTACAATCGACAAGATAGCCCATTTAGGTTATCCAAAGATGGATTAAACAAAGAAGATTCAGAGACTCTGAGTAAAAAACTTTTAGGGATTAAAGATTAG
- the rbsB gene encoding ribose ABC transporter substrate-binding protein RbsB, translating into MKKAWLLLISFSILFLGACSLQPPEWAKPNTSTNPEDIKIGLSVSTLNNPFFVSMKNGVKDEAKKQGMEVVVVDAQNDAAKQINDVEDLIQQGVNVLLINPTDSAAISTAVQSANSLGIPVVTLDRSAEKGDVATLVSSDNEKGGEMAGEYLVEQLGEGAKVAELEGVPGASATRERGAGFHNIADEKLDVVAKQTANFDRTEGLNTMENLIQGNPDIKAVFAHNDEMALGALQAIQSSGRDVLVVGFDGNEDAMTSIRNGNLSATVAQQPEKIGSLAVQAGADVLSGKKVEENIPVPLKLVTEENIEDSEE; encoded by the coding sequence ATGAAAAAAGCATGGCTACTACTGATCAGTTTCTCAATCCTATTCCTGGGCGCCTGCTCCCTGCAGCCGCCGGAATGGGCAAAGCCAAACACAAGCACCAACCCTGAAGACATCAAAATCGGACTATCCGTTTCAACCCTAAATAACCCCTTCTTCGTCTCCATGAAAAACGGCGTAAAAGACGAAGCCAAAAAACAAGGCATGGAAGTCGTCGTCGTCGATGCCCAGAACGACGCAGCCAAGCAGATCAATGACGTAGAAGACCTCATCCAACAGGGTGTCAACGTCTTACTCATCAACCCGACGGACTCAGCGGCTATCTCAACAGCCGTTCAATCCGCCAACAGCCTGGGCATCCCGGTCGTCACCCTTGACCGCTCAGCGGAAAAAGGAGATGTCGCCACACTCGTCAGCTCCGATAACGAAAAGGGCGGAGAAATGGCAGGGGAGTACCTCGTCGAACAGCTTGGTGAAGGAGCCAAAGTTGCAGAACTTGAAGGTGTTCCAGGAGCATCCGCCACCCGTGAGCGTGGAGCCGGATTCCACAACATCGCGGACGAAAAGCTGGATGTCGTGGCCAAGCAGACTGCTAACTTTGATCGTACTGAAGGATTAAATACGATGGAAAACCTGATTCAGGGGAATCCAGATATCAAAGCAGTATTCGCCCATAACGATGAAATGGCACTCGGCGCACTGCAGGCGATTCAGAGCTCCGGTCGTGACGTGTTAGTCGTTGGATTTGATGGAAATGAAGATGCGATGACCAGCATCCGGAATGGCAATCTGTCTGCGACTGTTGCGCAGCAGCCTGAGAAGATCGGTTCGTTGGCCGTGCAGGCTGGGGCTGATGTGTTGTCGGGTAAGAAGGTGGAGGAGAATATTCCGGTGCCGTTGAAGCTCGTAACTGAGGAAAATATAGAAGACTCTGAAGAATAA
- the rbsC gene encoding ribose ABC transporter permease RbsC codes for MNNALKTNHVGNLMQKLGPLLGLFVLVATVSIINPSFLEPLNLLNLLRQVAINALIAYGMTFVILTGGIDLSVGSILALSSALMAGMMVSGIDPILAILIGCILGAVMGMVNGLLITKGKMAPFIATLATMTMFRGLTLVYTDGNPITGLGDSYAFQLFGRGYFLGIPVPAVTMILTFAILWVILHKTPFGRKTYAIGGNEKAALISGIKVPRIKVMIYSLAGLLAALAGAILTSRLNSAQPTAGTSYELDAIAAVVLGGTSLSGGRGLIVGTLIGALIIGTLNNGLNLLGVSSFFQMVVKGVVIIIAVLIDRKKAA; via the coding sequence ATGAATAACGCACTCAAAACGAATCACGTCGGCAATCTGATGCAAAAGCTCGGTCCGCTACTCGGACTGTTTGTACTGGTTGCGACCGTATCCATCATCAACCCTAGTTTTCTAGAACCCTTGAACTTATTGAATCTACTACGACAGGTCGCGATCAACGCCCTGATTGCCTACGGGATGACCTTCGTCATTCTGACAGGTGGAATCGACTTATCCGTCGGCTCGATCCTCGCCCTATCCAGTGCCCTCATGGCAGGGATGATGGTATCAGGCATCGACCCGATTCTTGCCATCCTGATCGGCTGTATCCTCGGTGCCGTGATGGGAATGGTCAACGGACTACTGATCACAAAAGGAAAAATGGCACCATTTATCGCGACACTCGCAACGATGACCATGTTCCGTGGCTTGACGCTCGTCTACACAGACGGTAACCCGATCACAGGACTCGGCGACAGCTATGCATTCCAACTGTTCGGAAGAGGATACTTCCTTGGCATCCCTGTTCCCGCCGTCACGATGATCCTGACGTTCGCGATCCTGTGGGTAATCCTGCACAAAACGCCGTTCGGCCGCAAAACGTATGCCATCGGGGGAAATGAAAAAGCAGCCCTGATCTCAGGGATCAAAGTACCGCGCATCAAAGTGATGATCTACTCACTGGCAGGTCTACTCGCAGCACTCGCAGGCGCGATCCTCACATCACGCCTGAATTCAGCCCAGCCGACAGCCGGTACATCCTATGAACTCGATGCCATCGCAGCCGTCGTCCTCGGCGGGACAAGCCTGTCAGGCGGACGTGGACTGATCGTCGGCACATTGATCGGCGCACTGATCATCGGAACACTAAACAACGGTCTGAACCTGCTCGGCGTCTCATCCTTCTTCCAAATGGTCGTCAAGGGTGTCGTCATCATCATCGCAGTGCTCATCGACCGAAAGAAAGCAGCGTAG
- a CDS encoding sugar ABC transporter ATP-binding protein encodes MQISMKNIHKAFGTNSVLEGVDIEIGEGEVHALMGENGAGKSTLMNILTGLHKKDQGTITIDGKDMTFDNPKQAEEYGVAFIHQELNVWPEMTVLENLFINKEPVTQFGLINTRKMKAVANEQFQKLNISIPLTKEAGQCSVGQQQMIEIAKALMTDAKVIIMDEPTAALTDREIQTLFTVIRSLKKAGVSIVYISHRMEEIFTICDTITVMRDGRTVDTTPIPETNFDDVVKKMVGRELTDRFPARNPKPGETMLEVRNLTKKGLFENVSFEVRSGEIVGMSGLMGAGRTEIMRTIFGLDGRYEGEILVNGNPVTIKTPDQAVKLGLGFITEDRKDEGLVLDFSLKDNIALPSLYSFTKKGLINDKSEVDFVEMLIKRLTIKTESARTHARNLSGGNQQKVVIAKWIGIGPKVLILDEPTRGVDVGAKREIYQLMNELTDRGVAIVMVSSELPEVLGMSDRILVVHEGTIAGELTKEEATQEKIMTLATGGLAHE; translated from the coding sequence ATGCAGATCAGCATGAAGAATATCCATAAAGCATTTGGAACGAATTCTGTCCTCGAAGGCGTGGACATCGAGATCGGGGAAGGTGAAGTCCATGCCCTGATGGGGGAAAACGGCGCCGGAAAGTCGACGCTGATGAACATCCTGACCGGCCTTCACAAGAAGGATCAAGGAACGATCACCATCGACGGGAAGGACATGACGTTCGATAATCCGAAACAGGCCGAGGAATACGGCGTTGCCTTCATCCATCAGGAGCTGAACGTCTGGCCGGAGATGACGGTCCTTGAGAATCTTTTCATCAATAAGGAACCGGTTACACAATTCGGTCTCATCAATACGAGAAAAATGAAAGCGGTTGCGAATGAGCAGTTCCAAAAGCTGAACATTTCCATCCCTCTCACCAAAGAAGCGGGACAGTGCTCAGTCGGCCAGCAGCAGATGATCGAAATCGCCAAAGCCCTCATGACGGATGCAAAAGTCATCATCATGGACGAGCCGACGGCGGCATTGACGGACCGGGAAATTCAGACGCTCTTCACCGTCATCCGTTCCCTGAAGAAAGCCGGCGTGTCGATCGTCTACATCTCCCACCGGATGGAAGAGATCTTCACGATTTGTGACACGATCACGGTCATGCGGGACGGGCGCACAGTGGATACGACGCCGATCCCCGAGACGAACTTCGATGACGTCGTGAAGAAAATGGTCGGACGTGAATTAACCGACCGCTTCCCGGCACGAAACCCGAAGCCAGGCGAAACGATGCTCGAAGTACGGAACCTGACGAAAAAGGGACTCTTTGAAAACGTAAGCTTCGAAGTCCGTTCAGGAGAAATCGTCGGCATGTCAGGATTGATGGGGGCAGGCCGAACGGAAATCATGCGCACTATCTTCGGACTCGACGGCCGGTATGAAGGGGAGATCCTCGTGAACGGGAATCCGGTCACCATCAAAACACCTGATCAGGCAGTGAAGCTCGGTCTCGGTTTCATCACTGAGGACCGGAAAGACGAAGGACTCGTCCTCGACTTTTCCCTGAAGGACAATATCGCCCTGCCAAGCCTGTACAGCTTCACAAAGAAAGGCTTGATCAACGATAAAAGCGAAGTGGACTTTGTGGAGATGCTCATCAAGCGGCTGACGATCAAGACTGAATCAGCCAGGACCCACGCACGGAATCTGTCAGGTGGGAATCAGCAGAAAGTCGTCATCGCCAAATGGATCGGCATCGGACCGAAAGTGCTCATCCTCGATGAACCAACCCGGGGAGTCGATGTCGGAGCGAAACGGGAAATCTATCAGCTGATGAACGAGCTCACCGACCGGGGCGTCGCGATCGTGATGGTATCGTCCGAGCTGCCGGAAGTGCTCGGGATGAGCGACCGCATCCTCGTCGTCCATGAAGGGACCATCGCAGGAGAGCTTACGAAGGAAGAAGCCACACAGGAAAAAATCATGACATTGGCGACAGGAGGTCTCGCACATGAATAA